A stretch of DNA from Herpetosiphon gulosus:
ACGACCGTCGCCACGGTTGCATGGCCTCGCGTGCGGCAGTGCAGCCCCACGTCGAGGCCAATGGCCTCGGTTTTCCCTGCACAGCGGGCAACCCCACTCGCCAACAACACTTTCGTGTCTATCCGCCACCTCATCGTATCCCGCAGGATAGGGACATATTTCGACTATCTGCACGACAAGGATAACCCTATGAATGCAATCAAAAAACCGATGACACCCCTTGCGGATGGGCACGTCCCTGTCCAAGCGAAGCTCGCCGCCGCCTGGACGAGCTTCATGTTCCTCTACATCTATGTGGACTACTTCCACCTGTACAAGCCTGGAGCCATCGACCAAATCCGGTCGGGTGTCATCTTTGAGTTCGCCATCAGCCCAACGTATTTGACCACCGTCCTCGCGCTCGTGGCCATCCCCGCCCTCATGATCGTCCTCTCGATGGCCTTGCCCGCCCGTGCGAACCGCACCACCAATCTCATCGTGGCCGCGTTTGAAATTCCGTTCGCCG
This window harbors:
- a CDS encoding DUF6326 family protein; the encoded protein is MNAIKKPMTPLADGHVPVQAKLAAAWTSFMFLYIYVDYFHLYKPGAIDQIRSGVIFEFAISPTYLTTVLALVAIPALMIVLSMALPARANRTTNLIVAAFEIPFAAFNAAGESWNWASFYGLSIGIEVLLLVFILRAAWTWPRTTDGITR